In a single window of the Brachionichthys hirsutus isolate HB-005 chromosome 18, CSIRO-AGI_Bhir_v1, whole genome shotgun sequence genome:
- the tmem260 gene encoding LOW QUALITY PROTEIN: protein O-mannosyl-transferase TMEM260 (The sequence of the model RefSeq protein was modified relative to this genomic sequence to represent the inferred CDS: deleted 1 base in 1 codon), with protein sequence MSTEQKKSWILTGATVAGVAALYVPCVQRTVPGGDSGELITTACELGVAHPPGYPLFTLLAHLAMRVLPSLSPAHSVNLMSGLLGAAACGALCVSVCKVAGPGPGAVLAGGLFAVSRLSWQWSMVAEVFTLNNFFVGLLFFLTASFRCAENAPQRRKIACLGAMCCGLGLCNQHTLVLYVLVIIPWVLHQLYCRRELSLRGLVSLGLCFLAGFLPYVYLPISSCLNAARWELGDQTSLSGLLTHLLRAEYGTFSLAKTESAANLTTMLKAQLDHCLADLSPPVLVLAGTGLLLSSRDRTCGSVSWLLATMLLVYSVFFAWRANLDIGSPLLLGVVERFWLQSDAAVCVLAGLGLSRTHSELERRLGHGGFWKTISWVFTTALLAHMVHTNHRECDQSRNNVIERFGEEILASIPTNSIILTRGDLPGNSLRYLFYCRGERPDVRLVDQEMMTYTWYVAKLARHHPGVHFPGLWWDPVHPKGKDTFSLEQFLSRNTDRDVFACIGLPDGDPSWKRSFSRWPLGVCDYLVPVQRQFHPEDWARRTRSLYNWSEPYDRFHPKLWEHVANEEMWQARMKTAFFLFDLAEGMQAAGRARLFELSYTLYKELVEAQSNYPSNWDKNFALACEKLLRSAHRGYSPDDLLTCSARHFRLYLEKEPGDPQEQAIRSAVTHLLEERDGRHQRQT encoded by the exons ATGTCCACGGAGCAGAAGAAAAGCTGGATACTGACGGGCGCTACGGTTGCTGGTGTCGCCGCGCTGTATGTGCCTTGTGTGCAGAGGACTGTCCCCGGTGGAGACTCAG GAGAGCTGATCACCACTGCTTGTGAGCTGGGG GTGGCCCATCCCCCGGGATACCCCCTCTTTACCCTGCTGGCTCACCTGGCCATGCGCGTTCTGCCTTCGCTCTCTCCAGCCCACAGTGTCAACCTGATGAGCGGTCTGCTGGGGGCTGCGGCTTGTGGCGCCCTTTGCGTTTCTGTCTGCAA GGTGGCGGGTCCCGGTCCCGGGGCGGTTCTAGCCGGAGGACTGTTCGCCGTGTCCAGGCTGAGCTGGCAGTGGTCCATGGTGGCGGAGGTCTTCACCCTCAACAACTTCTTCGTCGGCCTGCTCTTCTTCTTGACTGCCAGCTTCCGCTGTGCTGAAAACGCCCCCCAGAGGAGGAAG ATTGCGTGTTTGGGAGCCATGTGCTGCGGTTTGGGGCTCTGCAACCAGCATACCCTGGTTCTGTATGTACTGGTCATCATTCCCTGGGTCCTTCACCAACTTTACTGTCGCAGG GAACTGTCCTTGCGTGGCCTCGTTTCTCTCGGACTCTGCTTCCTGGCTGGTTTCTTGCCCTACGTCTACCTGCCCATCTCCTCCTGTCTCAACGCAGCCCGGTGGGAGCTGGGGGATCAGACATCCCTGTCGGGTCTCCTGACCCACCTGCTGAGGGCTGAATATGGTACC TTCAGCCTG GCAAAGACAGAGAGCGCTGCAAACCTGACCACAATGCTGAA ggccCAGCTGGACCACTGCCTGGCAGACCTGTCCCCTCCTGTTCTGGTCCTGGCAGGAAcaggtctcctcctctcctcgcgGGACAG GACGTGTGGCTCCGTGTCCTGGCTGCTGGCCACCATGCTTTTGGTCTACTCTGTGTTCTTCGCTTGGCGAGCCAACCTGGACATCGGAAGTCCCCTACTGCTTGGAGTG GTCGAGCGTTTCTGGCTCCAGAGCGATGCTGCAGTGTGCGTGCTGGCAGGCCTCGGATTGAGCCGGACACACAGCGAGCTGGAGAGGAGGCTGGGCCATGGGGGATTTTGGAAGACTATTTCCTGGGTCTTCACCACAGCTCTTCTGGCCCATATGGTGCACACCAATCACAG GGAGTGTGATCAGAGCAGAAACAATGTGATCGAGAGGTTCGGCGAAGAGATTCTGGCCTCCATCCCAACAAACTCCATCATCCTGACCAGAGGAGATCTGCCTGGAAACTCCCTGCGCTACTTATTCTACTGCCGGGGGGAACGGCCAGATGTGCGTCTGGTCGACCAGGAG ATGATGACTTACACGTGGTACGTGGCCAAGCTGGCACGGCACCACCCAGGAGTCCACTTTCCTGGCCTCTGGTGGGACCCAGTCCACCCTAAGGGGAAAGACACCTTCAGCCTGGAGCAGTTTCTGTCCCGCAACACTGA CAGGGATGTGTTTGCCTGCATTGGGCTGCCGGACGGGGACCCGAGCTGGAAGCGTAGCTTTTCTCGTTGGCCCCTCGGTGTTTGCGACTACCTGGTGCCGGTCCAGAGGCAGTTTCACCCTGAGGACTGGGCACGTCGAACCCGAAGCCTCTACAACTGGAGCGAGCCATACGACAG ATTCCATCCTAAATTATGGGAGCATGTCGCCAATGAGGAGATGTGGCAAGCCAG GATGAAGACGgctttctttctgtttgacCTGGCAGAAGGGATGCAGGCGGCGGGGAGAGCTCGTCTCTTTGAGCTGTCTTACACC TTGTACAAGGAGCTTGTGGAGGCCCAGTCAAACTACCCTTCAAACTGGGACAAGAACTTTGCGTTGGCCTGCGAGAAGCTGCTTCGCTCGGCTCACCGGGGCTACAGTCCGGATGACCTGCTGACCTGCAGCGCTCGCCACTTCCGGCTCTACCTGGAGAAGGAGCCCGGTGATCCCCAGGAGCAGGCCATACGCTCGGCTGTTACTCACCTGCTCGAAGAGCGGGACGGTCGCCACCAGAGACAAACGTGA